The proteins below come from a single Cololabis saira isolate AMF1-May2022 chromosome 2, fColSai1.1, whole genome shotgun sequence genomic window:
- the sall1a gene encoding sal-like protein 1a, whose translation MSRRKQAKPQHFQSDPHLPLSEHNGDTELCSEEPPCKESDAHVCSRCCAEFFELSDFEEHQKNCTKNQLVLIVNENPASPTGTFSPGSPPLNADDPMNDTANNTDQTECSDLLEPNTLEKDESMDVDVSGTSSGHEEEGSQMEGRSPINTASSHAGRGTAGPAVGTPAISASLPQLSNLTELGNFSMINSNVIIENLQSTKVAVAQFSQEARSTGGPRVAVPALMEQLLALQQQQIHQLQLIEQIRHQILLLASQSPEMQVPPTTPPGTMGPAASPLTTLSSHLSQQLAAAAGLAQNLASQSASISSLKQLAAAAQLPQPKPSSSETSQSITTLGPSTVNPQSADKRPGVMSSLQSQLSNSVVAKSSTPAFGIGSLLSSAVNPLLPQPPPGNPLFSSSLPSVGTTVEDLNSLAVLAQQRKGKPPNVTSFEHKSSSDDAFFKHKCRFCGKVFGSDSALQIHLRSHTGERPYKCNICGNRFSTRGNLKVHFQRHKEKYPHIQMNPYPVPEHLDNIPTSTGIPYGMSMPPEKPVTSWLDSKPVLPTLTSSVGMLLPPTIPSLPHFIKKEDHSIAITSPSVTAKNDSGPAEPSAKSNDGVSEEGEGATLPTSNGKNEEGSHSSGLMTNVSSVPESCIEYTTSNSPPMMTNPLMPLLTDQFKAKFPFGGILDPLQGSETSKLQQLVENIDRKVTDPNECVICHRVLSCQSALKMHYRTHTGERPFKCKICGRAFTTKGNLKTHYSVHRAMPPLRVQHSCPICQKKFTNAVVLQQHIRMHMGGQIPNTPLPESYPESMASDTGSFEERNFDDMDNFSDDNMEGMEGMEGMEGMEGMEGMEDGPDSSVPDTPRSVDAYQDSLCNSPAPPEMAGQEGQEKNGHNNPQNNETEQVPISQMKVIANGLIEGDCLTNDSSSLGGDVESQSAGSPAVSESTSSMQAPSPSNMQFQPHKSPSFEERHQRALSFDHPSANFLHSHPSNIGALDLTSVNTPKDPLGMLFPFRERSTIKNTSCDICGKTFACQSALDIHYRSHTKERPFICTACNRGFSTKGNLKQHMLTHQMRDLPSQLFEPSNTSLSSSPTPSLLSVCSLNKPEVNGFLHGLHPENKDVSPSLVTSSASTSPVLSAAPPRRTPKQHFCNTCGKCFSSSSALQIHERTHTGEKPFACSICGRAFTTKGNLKVHMGTHMWNSAPARRGRRLSVDGPMAFLGTNPVKFPEIFQKDMVSRSSNGDPASFWNQYAAAFSNGLAMKTNEISVIQNGGIPPMSGGMGNGGSSPIGGLTGSLDKLHSTEPNAALAGLEKMANTENGAHFRFTRFMEDNKEIVTN comes from the exons atgtCGCGGAGGAAACAAGCGAAGCCGCAACACTTCCAGTCCGACCCTCATCTGCCTCTATCAGAGCACAATG GGGACACAGAACTTTGCTCCGAGGAACCCCCCTGCAAGGAGTCAGACGCCCATGTCTGTAGCAGATGTTGTGCTGAATTCTTTGAACTTTCAGATTTTGAGGAGCACCAGAAAAATTGCACTAAGAATCAGTTAGTTCTGATTGTGAATGAAAATCCTGCCTCCCCTACCGGAACTTTCTCACCCGGGTCTCCTCCCCTTAATGCTGATGATCCGATGAATGACACAGCTAATAACACTGATCAAACAGAGTGCAGTGACCTTTTGGAGCCCAACACTCTTGAAAAAGACGAATCCATGGATGTGGATGTTTCCGGAACGAGCAGTGGTCATGAAGAGGAAGGCAGTCAAATGGAGGGCAGGAGCCCCATTAATACTGCCAGCAGCCATGCAGGCAGGGGCACCGCTGGCCCTGCAGTAGGTACTCCAGCTATTTCTGCCTCTCTACCTCAGCTCAGTAACCTAACTGAACTGGGGAACTTCTCCATGATCAACAGCAATGTCATAATTGAAAATCTACAGAGCACCAAAGTGGCTGTAGCTCAATTCTCGCAGGAAGCCCGGTCCACTGGGGGCCCCAGAGTGGCAGTGCCAGCTCTGATGGAGCAGCTTTTAGCCCTGCAACAACAGCAGATCCACCAGCTGCAGCTTATTGAGCAAATTCGCCATCAAATACTGCTACTAGCTTCCCAGTCACCGGAAATGCAGGTACCCCCAACTACTCCTCCAGGCACAATGGGGCCTGCTGCCAGCCCACTGACCACACTCAGCTCACATCTCTCCCAACAGCTGGCTGCAGCCGCAGGTCTGGCGCAGAACCTGGCGAGTCAGTCAGCAAGTATAAGCAGCCTAAAGCAGCTGGCTGCAGCAGCACAGCTACCTCAACCCAAACCAagcagcagtgaaacatctcagAGCATAACCACACTGGGACCATCGACAGTCAATCCCCAGTCCGCTGACAAGAGGCCTGGTGTTATGAGTAGCCTCCAATCTCAGCTAAGCAACTCCGTGGTCGCTAAGTCATCAACGCCAGCATTTGGAATAGGTAGCTTGCTAAGTTCTGCAGTGAATCCCCTTCTACCTCAGCCCCCACCTGGTAACCCCCTGTTTTCTAGTTCTCTGCCGAGTGTTGGTACCACCGTGGAGGACCTCAACTCTTTAGCAGTCCTCGCCCAGCAACGGAAAGGAAAGCCGCCAAATGTCACTTCATTTGAGCACAAGAGCAGCTCTGACGATGCTTTCTTTAAACATAAGTGCAGGTTTTGTGGCAAGGTGTTTGGTAGCGACAGTGCCTTGCAGATCCACCTGCGCTCTCACACTGGCGAGAGGCCATACAAGTGTAATATCTGTGGCAACCGCTTCTCCACCCGTGGTAACCTGAAGGTGCATTTTCAGCGTCATAAAGAAAAGTACCCACACATCCAGATGAACCCCTATCCTGTCCCAGAGCATCTAGACAACATACCAACGAGCACCGGCATTCCATACGGCATGTCTATGCCCCCCGAGAAACCTGTCACCAGCTGGCTGGACAGCAAACCAGTTTTGCCCACTCTGACGTCCTCAGTTGGCATGTTGCTGCCACCAACCATACCAAGCCTGCCCCATTTTATCAAAAAGGAAGACCATTCAATAGCCATAACTAGCCCTTCTGTTACTGCAAAGAATGACTCAGGTCCTGCGGAGCCTTCAGCTAAAAGTAATGATGGAGTGTCCGAAGAAGGTGAAGGTGCAACTTTGCCTACCTCAaatggaaaaaatgaagaaggtAGCCACTCCTCAGGCTTAATGACAAATGTGAGCTCTGTCCCGGAGAGCTGTATTGAGTATACAACATCTAACAGTCCACCCATGATGACCAATCCACTCATGCCTCTTTTGACTGATCAGTTCAAGGCTAAGTTTCCCTTTGGAGGCATTCTGGATCCCCTCCAGGGGTCAGAGACCTCCAAGCTGCAGCAACTTGTGGAAAACATTGACAGGAAGGTGACAGACCCAAATGAATGTGTGATCTGCCACCGGGTGCTGAGCTGCCAAAGTGCTCTGAAAATGCACTATCGCACTCACACAGGTGAAAGGCCCTTCAAGTGTAAAATATGTGGCAGAGCGTTTACCACCAAGGGAAATCTTAAGACCCACTATAGCGTCCATAGAGCCATGCCCCCTCTTAGAGTTCAACACTCCTGCCCTATTTGTCAGAAGAAGTTCACAAATGCTGTGGTTCTTCAGCAACATATCCGCATGCACATGGGTGGGCAGATCCCCAACACACCTCTACCAGAGAGTTATCCAGAGTCCATGGCTTCTGACACTGGCTCGTTTGAGGAGAGAAACTTTGATGATATGGACAACTTCTCCGATGACAACATGGAAGGGATGGAAGGGATGGAAGGGATGGAAGGGATGGAAGGGATGGAAGGGATGGAAGACGGTCCGGACAGCAGTGTGCCAGACACACCAAGGTCGGTCGATGCTTACCAGGACAGTCTTTGTAACTCCCCAGCTCCCCCTGAAATGGCTGGTCAGGAGGGGCAGGAGAAGAATGGCCACAATAATCCCCAAAATAATGAAACGGAGCAGGTCCCGATCAGCCAGATGAAGGTCATTGCAAATGGTTTAATTGAAGGGGATTGCCTCACCAATGACTCTTCATCTCTAGGAGGGGATGTTGAAAGCCAGAGCGCCGGGAGTCCAGCTGTGTCAGAATCTACCTCCTCCATGCAGGCACCATCCCCCAGTAACATGCAGTTCCAACCACATAAATCCCCCAGCTTTGAGGAAAGGCACCAGAGGGCCTTATCCTTTGACCATCCCAGTGCAAACTTCTTGCACTCTCACCCTTCCAACATCGGAGCCCTGGATCTGACATCTGTCAATACCCCAAAAGACCCGCTGGGCATGTTATTCCCGTTCCGTGAGCGTAGTACCATCAAGAATACATCCTGTGACATCTGTGGGAAGACCTTTGCTTGTCAGAGTGCCTTGGACATTCATTATAGAAGCCATACCAAAGAGCGACCATTCATTTGCACGGCTTGTAACAGAGGTTTCTCCACCAAGGGCAACCTTAAGCAGCACATGCTAACTCATCAAATGAGAGACCTGCCCTCGCAGCTCTTTGAGCCATCAAATACCAGCCTGTCGTCCAGCCCGACCCCTTCCCTCCTCTCTGTCTGCTCTCTCAACAAACCGGAGGTCAACggcttcctccatggcctccacCCAGAGAACAAGGATGTTTCCCCAAGCTTGGTCACATCATCTGCCTCCACCTCACCAGTACTCTCTGCTGCTCCACCACGCAGGACGCCTAAACAACATTTCTGCAATACCTGCGGGAAGTGTTTCTCCTCTTCCAGTGCTCTGCAGATCCACGAGAGAACCCACACAGGAGAGAAACCTTTTGCTTGCAGCATCTGTGGTCGGGCTTTCACCACCAAAGGAAACCTCAAG GTTCACATGGGCACGCACATGTGGAACAGCGCTCCGGCTAGACGTGGCCGCAGGCTTTCTGTGGACGGGCCAATGGCCTTCCTGGGCACGAACCCAGTCAAGTTTCCTGAGATCTTCCAGAAAGACATGGTATCGAGATCGAGCAACGGAGACCCGGCCAGTTTCTGGAACCAGTACGCCGCAGCCTTCTCCAACGGCCTGGcgatgaaaacaaatgaaatatctGTCATTCAGAACGGAGGCATCCCACCCATGTCGGGCGGCATGGGGAACGGGGGGAGCTCTCCTATAGGTGGCCTCACGGGCAGCCTGGACAAGCTGCACAGCACAGAGCCCAACGCTGCTCTGGCTGGTCTGGAGAAAATGGCCAACACGGAGAACGGGGCCCACTTCCGGTTCACACGGTTCATGGAAGACAATAAAGAGATTGTCACCAATTAG